The DNA region aggctcagtacagacgggcagttctcgcggcgcttggcagacggacagttcagacggcgttgggcagacgggcagttcaggcgccgttgggcagacgggcagttcagacggcgttgggcagacggacagttcaggccccgttgggcagacaggcagttcaggcgccgttgggcagacgggcagttcaagcgccgttgggcagacgggcagttcaggcgccgttgggcagacggcagactctggccatctgaggcgcaccgtaggcctggtgcgtggtgccggaactggaggtaccgggctgaggacacgcatctcagggctagtgcggggagaaggaacaggccggaccgggctggcgacgcgcaccgtaggtttggtgcgagtggcagggacaggccgggtcgggctggcgacgcgcaccgtagacttggtgcgggtggcaggaacaggccgggtcgggctggcgacgcgcaccgtaggtctgagtgcgagtggcaggaacaggccgggctgggctggcgacgcacaccgtaggttctgtgcgtggagcaggaacaggccgggctgggctggcgacgcacaccgtaggttctgtgcgtggagcaggaacaggccgggctgggctggcgacgcacaccgtaggttctgtgcgtggagcaggaacaggccgggctgggctggcgacgcacaccgtaggttctgtgcgtggagcaggaacaggccgggctgggctggcgacgcacaccgtaggttctgtgcgtggagcaggaacaggccgggctgggctggcgacgcacaccgtaggttctgtgcgtggagcaggaacaggccggtccgtactgggaacacacaccactggctttaactggggatcaggaacgggccggaccggaccggTAACAcagatcagtctctcacgccgtgccgcaacaacttcccttcctctactcgccaatggctcccgtaatccgatagccttctctccacgtctccctgtggcagcctcctgctgcccagccgcccaagccatgtgcccccccccaaaatttttttggggttgcctctcgtccttccgacgatggccctgctgatgccgttgctcctctcctgccaggttctcccccttcatcgccctccggtaccggacggcctcctcctgcgtaatatgtccccagccgaggaggacatccaccagcgttctctccatacctggcgcttcctccccaagaaattcttgggtagtactctcgggcttccagccttgcctccgtgctgcctcctcatatcgccgcctctcggctctagctgcctcccgctcttcacgaggacggcgatattctcccggttgatcccaaggccccttaccatccagaatctcctcccatgtccatgaatcctttatgggagtccataaatcctgtgtaggtaggtcctgttgccgcttgacacgctgcttggtctttttgtggtgggtttttctgtcacggtcgtctatgtcgtccaagtatgaccaaggcgcaacgtgtccaagaaacatgactttattaatcaaagtaaccaaaatacaaaacaaaagacgactcaaatgaagtccacggtacaacagaccgaaaacggaacaaaaacccacaaaaacacagtgcaaccacaacagtttaaatatggctcccaatcagagataacgagccgacagctgtcactcgttacctccgattgggagtcacatgaataatcaagcaccaccacaacatagaaatgaacacctagaaaccaacatagaaatacacccaaaagaaaatgaacaaccctggctcaataatcaaagtccatggagccagagtgtcacacaaccagcttcatgaggtagtcacctggaatgcatttcaattaacaggcgtgccttcttaaaagttaatttgtggaatttccttcCTTCTAAATGCGttcgagccaatcagttgtgttgtgacaaggggggtatacagaagatagccctatttggtaaaagaccaagtccatattatggcaagaacagctcaaataagcaaagagaaatgacagtccatcattactttaagacatgaaggtcagtcaatacgggacatttcaagaattttgaatgttttttcaagtgcagtcgcaaaaaccatcaagcgctatgatgaaactggctctcatgaggatcgccactGTCACGacatccgccgaggctgccccccctcctggttcgggcaagcttcggcgttcgtcgtcaccggtgtactagctactgccgatcccattctcgtcactccacttgtcatgtcttgtcaatcacacacacctggtgctcattcccctaattagtatgtgtataagtgttccctctgttccccttgtctttgtgagtgattgtttgttgtgagagcgtgtagctcggttgagctactattcactgtgtttatgccaaggtggatggtttcccttgtaatagtttgacgcttggggcgtttgatatatgtaaacggaataaactctggacttcggtattttacctcttgcgcctgactccttcattcacacctcgtcacagaatcactcacctgatctgatatggagtcagcaggagaagaccgcatgcctggagttgtggcaagggtccaggagcattccttgatgttagccagcttgggggaagtgatggatcgggttcttcaggtggtagaacgcctggagaggagaggatccgatctatcgagaccagctagTCAACCGGATCCATCCACCTACatcccagcccctggagggatccagatatcccggccaccggcgtttgatgggacggcagcgcgatgaaagggattcctactccaactggagttgtatttctccagcatcaggccggagccccgggagcgggagaaggtatccgtcctcgtttcctgcctttgtgggagagccctggagtgggccatcGCAGagtggaacgagggaggtaccACGTTGGAggacattcgggcagcgaggaggctgaatccatgccaagccaggtgggccctcttcttcacccggtttgatttcacactctcctacattccgggtacgaagaacgtgaaggcagacacactgtctcggctgtatgacacagaggagaggcccagagacaacacccacatactcccggcctcatgcattgtgacgccggtagtatgggtgatggacgcagatatagcgcaggcattgcacacagatccatctcctccgcagtgtccagctgggctgcagtacgtgcctgcacttatccgtgatcgtctgatctactgggcacacacgtcaccctcctctggtcatccaggtatcggtcgtacaatgcgctgcctgaccgagaagtattggtggcctaccttggctaaggacgtgagggtgtatgtttcctcatgctcagtgtgcacccagagtaaggcacctaggcacctcccagcagggtaagctacaacctttaccagttccacaacgaccatggtctcacctgagtattgattttctcactgatcttcccccctcccaaggtaacaccactatcctggtcgttgtggaccgcttttcgaagtcctgccgcctccttcctctgcccggtctccccacggccctacaaactgcggaggctctgtttactcacgtcttccggcccTACGGGGCACCAGAAGATATAGTGTCCgactggattattgacctctgcctgccctgaccctgagactgcctgccgttctgtaacttttggactctgatctggattactgacctctgcctgcccttgacctgtcatttgcctgccccctgtttttgtaataaacttttgttacttcaacactgtctgcatctgggtcttctcctgaaacgtgatagtacgaactggccatgactgacccagcagactcggaccagctccgcaatgccatctcctcccaaggagccaccattggaaggcacgaggagttgcttcctggtctcatggaagggttccagaccttggccgaacgccatgaccgagcatttaacacattgctggagcaattcagagggttgtctgttaggcagcctaccacgacggtaacctcccagcccctcagtaacccggctGTTAGCAGCTCGGCCTCCCCGGTTTCCCgagaaccccgcttacctcccctggaacgcttcgctggagagtcgggaacctgtcgggcatttctcgctcagtgttcgctcatcatcgagctgcagccttcctccttcccctcggacCGCTCTAAGATAGTGTACCTCATCACGCTAatgtccgggagggctctcgcctgggctacggcagtgtgggaacaacagtcggccatatgcttcagtctggaggagttcatgcaggagggaaagaaggttttcgatgctccattgtccgggagagaggctgcccggaagttactccagcttcaGCAAGAATCCggcagtgtggcagactatgcagtggatttccACACGTTGGCAGCTGAGTGTACCTGGAACCCGGAAGCGCTGTTCGACACATTCCTGCACATAGTATCTGAGGAAGTAAAGGATGAGCTTGCAGCCCGGGAACTACCGACGGATCTCGACTCGCTCATTGCCTTGACCATTGGGATCGATGGGCGACTATGGGaacgaaggaaggagaggaaggattcCATCTCACCTCCAAGGCATCCCGGAAGTCCCGACGGCTCCGTTGCCGAGAGAACCCAAGGCTACCCGAGTTCCCCcgagagtctccgaagtctgccgattcacctcttcccgagccgatgcaactaggcagagctaggctgtcttcagccgaacggcaatacaggcttcacacgaagagttgcctgtattgcgggactactggtcattttgtgtccacatgtgcactaaaagaccaggctcaccggtaggagcgagtactctggtgggccatacggataacttttcctctccccttactcacaccccctttcatgccatcttgctgtgggggaaccagtcgagatctctccgggtactcatcgactctgggggcgatgggcatccccactcagcctctctccattcccatggacattAGAGCGCTGGATGGGCACTCTATAGTccgggtcacccacaataccacccccatcaacctacgagtatcagggaaccacagcgagacgatccaattcctgctaattaagtctcctcaggttcccgtggtattgggtttctcttggctccagcgacacaacccctttattgactggtctactggtgccatcatgggctggagcccaTTCTGCCACGCTCGTTGCCTGACGTCAGCGCAGCCTGCCTTGGGATGTCTTCCTGGGGGCTCGGAAGTTGCCTCGGACCTCTCCGCCATTCCCGCAGAGTAACAGGACCTctgggaggtgttcagtaagaCCCGGGCCACTTCGCTTCTGCCGCACCGACCCTACGACTGCGGAATCGaccttctcccaggcaccacTCCGCCCCGGGGATGACTGTACTCGCTGTAGGGTCCgaagaccaaggctatggagacctacattgagTACTCCCTAGCTGCCAGGTTCATCCGTCCTATGAAATAGATCATCTTTGAGGAGAATCAGGTGCTTGGGAGTGTATGCTGTATTTCCGTATTTTGGGCTTGCTGAGCTATTATTTTGAAGAGCATTAACCGGATGTTGTGATTGTCTGACGGGAAGGAGTGGAgggctgggcgttcctcatttaggaccatgtatgttgcattgatctgatctgtaatagactatggcagtatagcatatggttcggcagcccggacctcatTGGAAAGGttagatgtcatacaggggcaagtactccgaatatgtagtggggcgtttcggacgtccccagtggctgcattacaggtggagatgggggatatgccattgcagattaggagacagcagctggcaatgaattattgggtcaatctacaaggacatggggtgtctcatcctgcgaaagggattttaaaggcatgctgggaacatgagcaaagacagaacacaagctttgggtgggtgggtaatacccaggcgaaggagatgggtctgtatggaagggagtttagtccaaggGTAGCTATtactgtaaatccaccatggctactcccgcctccagtagttgatctagaagtgttggagagactacagacagATAGGGAGagtgttgatccatctgatttgtttaagagacgtctggatactgtgtatcaggattttgtggccatttacacagatggttcaaaagatccaaggacaagacgtactgggtcagcatttgtagtgcaggaatgtggggtggaagtcaggaaattattacagatcatctggctgtatatacagcggagctgatgtccatactgttggccttgcagtgggtggaggaagtcaaaccagacagagtagttatttgctctgattcatgtacagtgttaatgagtctccagtcctttagctcacgtagaagacaatacctgctttatgaggtgctacaaacccatggcaggattagacAGATGGGTATACAAAAAatatttacttgggtcccagcccatgtgggggtggaggggaacgaggcagttgatgtactggctaaacaagcccttagtagtggggatgttgatgttgtagtttcaatgagcaaggcagaggcaaaaagtctgatatatacagtgatggtgcagagatggcagaagcagtggaatagagatcaTAAGGGCAGACATGTATTtgaagtacagaggaaagtcagggaggggaggacggcaggaagggacagaagagaggaggctatttttacaagattaagggtgggacacagccagttaaatatgacattaaatgtgataggaaagcatccaacaggaaagtgtgattattgccagGAAACAGAGTCCGTGGAgtatgtattgctacagtgtgggcagtatcagagggaaagagagaggatgagatctagtatgagggagaaggggatacaggaaattagtttaaagagtatattgagtagaacgtcattagatatagtctcaaatattttgttaccttttttaagagcaacgtggctggcaggtaggatttagtttctccttctctggcccacactccagtacagtaggtggcggtaatgcaccataacgttggatgccaaccgccgataaaccccattgaagaagaagaagaagaagaagaaggatgttGTGATTAACATTTGACGTCAGATCTGCGCAACCCATCGCCAACTTCTCTCCACATGTGAGATCATGTCGAAGTCCAGTGCGTACATTTAAATGTTATTTTACTTTGATAGTTTAAACATTGGAGCTAGGTTAATGTGTAACCGTTTTTCTTCTTGTTGTTGGTTTTGCAGAACAAAAGCGAGTGAAAATACTTTCCCAAGGAAAACAAAAGGTATGTTTAGCTCTCCGGAACATCTACCTGAGATAGTTAACGTTAGCAAGTAACATGCTATTCACAGTCGGACAATTTGAAATAGACTAGTGCGCTGCAAGCCAGAATGTAGAATACAACTCAATATGAATCTCACCTGCGACGCTGGTGAGTATGGCAATACACCAGTTGGTAATAGCGGCTACTAGCTAGCCTGTTGTGACCAGTGGACACGAAACTGCCAGCCAGCTGATCTCACTTTGGCATAAACTGTACAACCTTGATGCAACTTCAGAAAACCGAGTTTTTTTTACGGAAACATAACAGTAACTATTGAACTGAGAAACATAGTTAATGAACTGAGAAGGGTCTCTGCAGTCCAATATAATAATAGGTTTTCCACTCAATGTGAAGTAGGCACATTACACATTTTGTAAACTGTAACTAAGTTAACAATACTGGCCGTATCTCATGTTTAGTTTTTATTTCAATTGGAGGGCAAAGATGGACAACTGACTGACGCTCGAGAAGGGAATATAAATTCAGAGCTGTCCATTGCAAGACATCCTAAAGAGTATGGAAAACCAGAAGAAGTCCGGAAGAAAAGGGTGATCttgatttaaatatattttttattacaaCTGTTCATCTCTGTCATGACAATAGCGCAATTCTGGTTTGAAGTTGATTTATAGGTATTTAAAATGTTGCTTTCTTTGTCATGGTCAGCTTCAAGAGCTCCAAGAAAAGCAGAGGTTGTCAAGAGAACAGGagctgatgaagaggaggagtctGGACAGTTTTCAGAGAGATATTCTTCAGCGACAAAGAGAGTTTGAGCAGAGGGTAATTTAACTAGTGTGATTATAGTCTATTTGGTGAGTCAAGGAAGACCAGCTTTCCCAATGCTGTTTTTTTACTGAATGAGAGCTTGTCATGAGTGTTTTTGTGTTCTGTTTGCAGGAAACTGAAATGCAGTGTTTAGAGAAGCATGTCAATTTTGAAAATGAGAATTCAAGAAAGGCGTACTACAGGGAATTCAAAAAGGTACGTTTTCTTTCCGATTGTCTGAGTGCACGGTAACACTGCAGTATTGCACTTGAGTGATGATACCCatttatttacattacatttcttTACAAGTAGagcagaggggtatactacataCGTAGCTAGATGTACCAGGCTATTCTGAAATTAGCTAGCTTCAGTTAGTTTTACAtaccagctcaggcttcatctgTACTACGATGGTGGCTATTGCTCGTTTTCATTTTTGCCCGAAATGATGGCAGACTGGGCGAGGTGACTGGCTTCTACCCCTGCCGTAGTTGTGCGGCATGTAGGGATTCCGGTAAAAAAAAGTGAGCGTATTCAGAAGCTCTGCCACTGGCAAACAATACACTATCACAGTTCCTCACATGCAGCTCTTCTAACATCATATACATTATCTCTTGTCCATGCAATAAGCAATACGTGGGCAAAAGCAGTAGATAGATAAGAACACATATTATAGAACACAAGCGTGCTGTAAGGAGAAATTGCACATAATTTCTCAGTCTCCGCCGTGTCCTTCTGTACTATATAGCTGATAAAACATTCACATAGGGGTGGTAATCTTTAACTTAGTCTTCTCCAGACAGAATGCAGGTGGATGTTTAAAAACTCCACCCATCAGGCATGAATGAAGAATTGTTATTGAAGTGTTTACTGTAACTGGTATATTGCCTCTAATTGGTGTTCGATACCTCCATCTAGTGGTATCTCTTGCGCCCTACTCTTACGATCCTGTATTATTTATTCTGAGGAATTCTTCACATGGTATATGTAAAAGCAATAATTGATGATATTTCGCTGTCCGCTTTTGTATATTTTGTATATAATTTAGATCATGCATTCTATTGTACTAGGTACTGATtcatagatttacattttagtcatttagcagacgctcttatccagagcgacttacagttagtgagtgcatacatgtttttttattttatactggccccccatgggaatcgaatccacaaccctggcgttgcaagcgctattGCTCTACTTTCTTGCACAATGATTTTTTTGGGCACCATGATGTTTTAATAAATATGTTTATTTTGCGTTCAGGCCTCCGTTTTGGATTTATTCATTTTTTTTGATAGTGTGCGGGTCTCCATCTTTTCCAGTATTTTTATTTTGAATCCTATGCACCTGGAACAGACATTATTCAGTAGTAAGGACCTTAAAAGAGCGCAGATGGCCTCTTATAATTTTTGCCGAAATCAACatgaaagaaaagttatcttgcaaattcagctgCTATGGTGTGGAATAGGTTGCTAGAAGTGCCGTCTTTCTTTTATTATGTATCTTTAATGCagtctttggtgtgcttatcaatacATGCTTATCAATGCACACTGCATATTCCTATTGATAAAATAATTTTATAACGTCATAGAAAAGTTTGACTGTGCGTGAACTTTCAAATGCATCCTGTCATTacaaaaaatgtaatgtgatAGGTATTTTAATGACTATTtttaaacacatttgattaataaaTATTTAATCGGTCGTATTCCTCAAACGAAGGGGACGATGCAATGTTTGCGAAAGGGAGGAATCCCATTGAATTGGTCCTCAACTCACGGCTCAGAAACTTCATTCAGGGTAAATGGAGTTAGCCGGTTAGTTGTGAAGCATTCGGTGCCAtggaaatgtacctggctaaaaggtgagccacttttgTGGTACCcgttatcccgagttgaactcagttgaccaaagttacctctaACTCCTCAAACCAGGTACATAATATACCCCTCTGGTCTGCTGGAGAAGGGTACCTGTATGTAGTGcttgtaataatgtgttgtattcccTGTTCTGTATAAAAGGTGGTTGAGGCCTCTGATGTGGTTCTGGAGGTTCTGGATGCCCGTGACCCTCTTGGCTGCCGTTGTCCTCAGGTGGAGCAGGCTGTCATTCAGAGTGGCGCTGACAAGAAAATTGTTCTAGTGCTTAACAAGATTGGTGAGCGATTAAAAGAGATTAATGAATATGCATGGCTTTATACATTAGAAAGCCTTGGTGCCAGATATCTGTAATTGACAGACATGGCTTTCCACTATACTCTTAGACCTGGTGTCCAAGGAGATTGTTGAGAAATGGATCAAGTATCTTCGCAATGAATTTCCCACTGTGGCTTTCAAAGCCTCAACCCAGCAACAGAACAAGAATTTGGTGAGTCAGACAATTCAGAACATCATATGTAGAACATGCTCAGCATCACTTACTGAAATAAATTGTTCCATTCAAGTTTCATACAATATTTCTGGTTTTACTATTAAGCAATAATGCCCACTGTACTAGATGCTAACTGAATACACTTTGTTCAGGTAGCATCTAGTAACTATACTTATGTGTTTTCCATTTGCAGAAGCGAAGCAATGTACCAGTGAACCAGGCCACCGCTGAGCTCCTGGGTAGCAGTGCCTGTGTGGGCGCGGAATGCCTGATGAAACTTTTGGGGAACTACTGCCGCAACCTAGACATTAAGACGGCCATCACTGTTGGTGTGGTGGGTGCGTACAGCATACATTTTTGTCATTCCCAACTTTTCAAACTGGCAAAGGTTGCAAAAATCTTTTTTAAAATCTTTTTCAGGCTTTCCCAATGTTGGAAAGAGCAGTCTGATAAACAGTTTGAAGCGGGCACGTGCATGCAATGTTGGAGCCACACCTGGCGTAACCAAGTAAGTACAGAGCTTGTGCCTTTATTTATGTCTAGGCCTACATGTTCGTTCCTTGCTTGTCTGACCTGTATGATGGCTTTTAGGTGCCTTCAGGAAATACACTTGGACAAGCACATCAAACTT from Coregonus clupeaformis isolate EN_2021a chromosome 12, ASM2061545v1, whole genome shotgun sequence includes:
- the LOC121578255 gene encoding guanine nucleotide-binding protein-like 3-like protein isoform X1 yields the protein MSKSKQKRVKILSQGKQKGKDGQLTDAREGNINSELSIARHPKEYGKPEEVRKKRLQELQEKQRLSREQELMKRRSLDSFQRDILQRQREFEQRETEMQCLEKHVNFENENSRKAYYREFKKVVEASDVVLEVLDARDPLGCRCPQVEQAVIQSGADKKIVLVLNKIDLVSKEIVEKWIKYLRNEFPTVAFKASTQQQNKNLKRSNVPVNQATAELLGSSACVGAECLMKLLGNYCRNLDIKTAITVGVVGFPNVGKSSLINSLKRARACNVGATPGVTKCLQEIHLDKHIKLLDCPGIVMATSTTDAAMILRNCVKIEQLVDPLPPVEAILRRCNKTQIMEHYGVTDFHTALEFLALLARRQGKLRKGGVPDNDKAAKSVLMDWTGGRISYFTHPPETHTLPTHVCAEIVAEMGKAFDWEELERGNQEVLAVSSCPDVQMGFCMATSGMTQGDQEDPPCDLEMEGGALYEVESKDETESMDDYQDPEFGSMTVEIKAQRAKTGGSADAAAPKAVDLKDILNVDPLQQGQALMAAGKKRKKQQKRADRIATKLSDSLTTAMNFAFSDG